Proteins from a genomic interval of Oncorhynchus clarkii lewisi isolate Uvic-CL-2024 chromosome 13, UVic_Ocla_1.0, whole genome shotgun sequence:
- the LOC139364512 gene encoding acidic leucine-rich nuclear phosphoprotein 32 family member B-like produces the protein MSSLSYSPPDKEEEVYWTENEGLVKEEEEEKDVTIQKQVEGEAVTVKEEEKDVSVKEEEDAFRVKEEEDVTVNEEEEEKEGAVFGVTEEEEEMTVTLEEEEDVGDLVNTNITFLCDRHWRERKDSFPFR, from the exons ATgagttcactaagctactctcctcctgataaagaagaggaggtctaCTGGACGGAGAATGAAGGTcttgtgaaagaggaggaggaagagaaggatgttacaatacaaaaacaagtagagggtgaggctgttactgtgaaagaagaagagaaagacgtttcagtgaaagaagaggaagacgcgttcagagtgaaagaggaggaggatgttacagtaaacgaagaggaggaagagaaagagggtgcagtttttggagtgacagaggaggaggaggagatgactgtcacattggaggaagaagaggatgttgGAGATCTAGTTAACACCA ACATTACATTTCTCTGCGACAGACACTGGCGTGAGAGAAAAGACAGCTTCCCCTTTCGTTAA